The stretch of DNA TCGTTCACAGCACCTGGTAGCTATGTCCCAAGGAAGAAGCCGACTAATGAACGTGTGTTTTCACTACCAGTGTTATCGAATACTAATACTGTATTAGCAAAggaaaaagtggaaggattATCATCTGAGCGATACGACGATAACTTTACTGTACCAAACGCTAGAAAACCTCGTGTAGCGCATCAAAACACGAAAAACAGTCCTCCAACCATGGTATCGTTAGATCCACCCAAGGATAACCGACCAGCTTCTTCAACCACAACAGATGCGATTGGACAACACTCCTCAAAATGCATTATACCAAAGGCGAAAAATTGTCGGGTATCCCATTGTAACAAGGAGAATAATGAACCGAAAGTGAAATCCAGATCAAAAAAGGCCGGTCACAATTCTTCTGCGACCAGGACAGATGCTGCGATGAATGATCACAAAGTAGAGAATGCGAAAAATACGACAAAACAGAATTCCAGCGATCAGCCAACCGCTCCAAACGCAAGGAAGCGTCGAATCTCCCATTGCAATCAGAGAAGCTCAAATAAATCTGATGACAGTGATACTTCACCACCAACGGCAACAAATGCAGTGGAACAACCCGCAAAAAGACCTCGTATATCTCATTGCGATAAGAAGACATATCAACAATCGGTGGTATCTTCTTCGAATAAATCTGAAGGAAGTCGTAGTAATTCGAAATCTCGTGCACCTTCGAAGCAACTGGAAGACAAATGTAGCAAATTGTCAGAGTCAGAAACAAAGCAGAATGAACAAATCAAATCGAAGCGACAGAATTCGGACGCTCAATTCACCATGATAACTTCATTGGAACAACGGCGCAAATATCGAGCCTTCCATGATGATCTTTCCAAAGAATACCAGAAGCTAGCAGATGTAATCCATGGAATTAAGAAAAGGTGTGTCATGCTCGAAAGATCGTTGATAAGAAAGCGGGATGACGAGGCGATGTGCAAAGCCATTGAGAATGATATCTATAAAGAGTGGCAGCAATTCGAGCCGGCCAGAGATAAATTTGAGCATCTGCGAAATAATCTAATCACAGTAACAAAACTTATCAACGAGTACGATCGGTCTATTATgtgtatgaaataatgttattttaGTTTAAACTCGATCTTTGCACTTTGTTTTTGCTTTTGATAAAATATCTATGTTAAGTAACAGTATTACATGTTTTTATTATATGGTATTTTCCCCAGAACGAAGCAATGATTTCGGAATTTCATggctcgtcttaggagttggcaacaccatctcagatagcagtgcaaCGTTGTTGGTGTAACgaaattggtcatttaagcaactctgcatacttgaaatattaaagaaatagactactttttgaaatgtttttttttcagtttttttctgattttttgacaaaaaaaaattaactcgaaaactataatGCATACATAtattggtcaaagaatgaaatgtaagaaattattcAGATTCCCATAAAACAATACCCAGAAGTTCAAAACAATGACACTGAAAAACAATATTAcagaaattgaaattcatttttcttaatttttttttgaattttcaaaaaaaagtatatGAATTGCACTTACGATTTCCAACCAGtaatccatacatcggaagatgggtagagtagaagtttttctaacaaaaactttttcatgtttgctttgaaaaaaatctaatcctaattttgtttgaagtcaagatagcggtACAGTTTTCGACAAAATTTTAGATATTATTACTAGtaaaaattttttcaattattactagctgatccagcaaacgttgttccgtcataaaacatatttctagtgaatatgttgcatgttaaataaaaaaaactgatatttctagagaatatgttgaatgttaaataaaataaataactgATGTAATACCCAGAAGTTTAAAACAATGACATTgtatgtttaaatgttttaacgatctacacaAACGTGAAACGTTCATGACTCTGTGTTTGATATTCGGAGATATGGAGCGTCATGTCGAtgaccgcaaaaaaaaaaaaacaaaaaccattcTATTCCATAATTCGATGTATTTCATGATCTAACATGTTTGatgttaaaaaatataaagggtgtgtcacatcaaattgcatcacggaaaaaacgctgtagaaattcgcccagtagaccgatccttttgaaaattttagacagtaaaataaagactattaaacaacttttggcattttctttttattcatacttcgagcccaagcccgtatgctcgcaccttcctctttaccccgccaataaggttctgtacaacgtcaggttgtagttttttttgaacagaaatccattttctcttgaagtccgcctccgatttgacaacttttgggttcttccggtgggcctgcttcataatcgcccaatatttctctattgggcgaagctccggcgcgttgggtgggttcatttcctttggcacgaaggtgaccctgttggcttcgtaccactcctacacgtcctttgaatagtggcacgaagcgagatccggccagaagatggtcgggccctcgtgctgcttcaatagtggtagtaagcgcttctgtaggcactccttaaggtaaacctgcccgtttaccgtgccggtcatcacgaagggggcgctccgctttccgcaagagcagatcgcttgccacaccatgtacttttggcaaacttggatagtttctgcttgcgaatctcctccggaacgctgaatttgtcctctgcggagaagaacaacatgtccggcagctgacgaaattctgctttgacgtaggtttcgtcgtccattaccaggcaatgcggcttcg from Toxorhynchites rutilus septentrionalis strain SRP chromosome 3, ASM2978413v1, whole genome shotgun sequence encodes:
- the LOC129773440 gene encoding BUD13 homolog, translated to MGNLKRKVQIHATEDVYQKTTHRMTTNITERRSKYVEEIKPNDRDIGRKVVKKLPEQKSSLKSVDSSGVATRVHSFTAPGSYVPRKKPTNERVFSLPVLSNTNTVLAKEKVEGLSSERYDDNFTVPNARKPRVAHQNTKNSPPTMVSLDPPKDNRPASSTTTDAIGQHSSKCIIPKAKNCRVSHCNKENNEPKVKSRSKKAGHNSSATRTDAAMNDHKVENAKNTTKQNSSDQPTAPNARKRRISHCNQRSSNKSDDSDTSPPTATNAVEQPAKRPRISHCDKKTYQQSVVSSSNKSEGSRSNSKSRAPSKQLEDKCSKLSESETKQNEQIKSKRQNSDAQFTMITSLEQRRKYRAFHDDLSKEYQKLADVIHGIKKRCVMLERSLIRKRDDEAMCKAIENDIYKEWQQFEPARDKFEHLRNNLITVTKLINEYDRSIMCMK